The following coding sequences lie in one Haladaptatus sp. DJG-WS-42 genomic window:
- a CDS encoding branched-chain amino acid ABC transporter permease has product MVDVPALFATIVAGIGIGAIYALVAMGFSLIYKVTGVLNFAQGQLALVGAYFVAIFAAPSIIWFVPAGALPTLGGVVALVATILVGVLLGVLLERAIFRFFIGEPVLSVIIVTLALGGIFSGFIQFLVGPNFRAYPESLLPNWSVPLPFGTEISGPFAIGVVLSLVVVIALMVFFRYTVTGSILRAAASDQQAAMALGVSIERTIIIAWTLSITITAIGGILLAMANGGAGFAIETTGIIILVAVVFGGLDSVPGAFLGAIVVGLLRELGRFYVEDFVGAGFAEILPLIFLLFIIVVKPYGLFGTERIERI; this is encoded by the coding sequence ATGGTTGACGTTCCGGCCCTGTTCGCGACGATCGTCGCGGGCATCGGCATCGGCGCAATCTACGCGCTCGTCGCGATGGGCTTTTCGCTCATCTACAAGGTGACGGGCGTGCTCAACTTCGCGCAAGGACAGTTGGCGCTCGTCGGGGCGTACTTCGTGGCGATTTTCGCTGCCCCTTCGATTATCTGGTTCGTCCCGGCAGGCGCGTTGCCGACGCTCGGCGGCGTCGTCGCGCTCGTCGCGACCATCCTCGTCGGCGTGTTGCTTGGCGTGCTGTTAGAACGGGCTATCTTCCGCTTCTTCATCGGAGAACCCGTGTTGTCGGTGATTATCGTCACGCTCGCACTGGGTGGCATTTTCAGCGGCTTCATCCAGTTCCTCGTCGGCCCGAACTTCCGCGCCTACCCGGAATCGCTGTTGCCAAACTGGAGCGTGCCACTCCCGTTCGGAACGGAGATTAGCGGTCCCTTCGCCATCGGCGTCGTGCTCTCGCTGGTCGTCGTCATCGCGCTCATGGTGTTCTTCCGGTACACCGTCACGGGGTCGATTCTCCGGGCGGCGGCCTCAGACCAGCAGGCGGCGATGGCGCTCGGCGTCTCCATCGAACGGACGATTATCATCGCGTGGACGCTCTCGATTACGATTACCGCAATCGGAGGCATCCTGCTCGCCATGGCGAACGGCGGGGCGGGCTTCGCCATCGAGACGACGGGCATCATCATCCTCGTGGCGGTGGTGTTCGGCGGCCTCGACAGCGTTCCGGGGGCGTTCCTCGGGGCGATTGTCGTAGGCCTGCTGCGGGAACTCGGGCGGTTTTACGTCGAGGATTTCGTCGGCGCTGGCTTCGCTGAAATCCTCCCGCTCATCTTTCTGCTGTTCATCATCGTCGTGAAACCGTACGGCCTGTTCGGCACCGAACGCATCGAGAGAATCTAA
- a CDS encoding branched-chain amino acid ABC transporter permease — MPCGEYFTDYGSRMGLFRWRTQRIALVLGLPIPFLLPFVIGGGTLNLFAQIYIFAIAVLGLNVILGYAGEIVLAQGAFMAIGAYSTSRMLGTGAGLLPAMIVGGFIAAGVSVAFGLPAVRVKGFYIAISTLALQFIAEWFFLNDKAAFIHGGVQQTVPVDVGLLGSFIRISSRTDIYFLALVSMLVFALLSLNFSRTGIGRSFRAVHENDLAAAVLGINVFRNKLLAFAIGGFMIGFSGGLYAVLIGFLDPSFFTIELTLQHYVMLLFGGLGRVWGALLGVAMVSILLDNLQEFFNTYAPDATSLIPVLFGAIIIVVLAVEPKGVLAALGQLKEYLRKWPYAY; from the coding sequence ATGCCCTGCGGTGAGTACTTCACGGACTATGGCTCGCGGATGGGGCTGTTTCGCTGGCGCACCCAGCGAATCGCACTCGTTCTCGGCCTGCCGATTCCGTTCCTCCTGCCGTTCGTCATCGGCGGCGGGACGCTGAATCTGTTCGCCCAGATTTACATCTTTGCGATTGCCGTCCTCGGCTTGAACGTCATTCTCGGCTACGCCGGGGAAATCGTGCTCGCACAGGGGGCGTTCATGGCAATCGGGGCCTACAGCACCTCGCGGATGCTCGGGACGGGCGCGGGCTTACTGCCCGCCATGATCGTCGGCGGGTTCATCGCCGCGGGCGTGTCGGTGGCCTTTGGCCTCCCCGCGGTTCGCGTCAAAGGCTTCTACATCGCCATTTCGACGCTCGCGTTACAGTTCATCGCAGAATGGTTCTTCCTGAACGACAAGGCAGCGTTCATCCACGGCGGCGTCCAGCAGACGGTTCCGGTTGACGTTGGCCTCCTCGGGAGTTTCATTCGGATTAGCTCGCGGACGGACATCTACTTCCTCGCGCTCGTCTCGATGCTGGTGTTCGCGCTGTTGTCGCTGAACTTCAGTCGGACTGGTATCGGGCGGTCGTTCCGCGCGGTCCACGAAAACGACCTCGCCGCCGCCGTCCTCGGCATCAACGTGTTCCGCAACAAACTGCTCGCATTCGCCATCGGCGGGTTCATGATTGGCTTTTCGGGCGGCCTCTACGCCGTCTTGATTGGCTTCTTAGACCCGAGCTTCTTCACCATCGAGTTGACGCTCCAACACTACGTCATGCTCCTGTTCGGCGGGCTTGGCCGCGTCTGGGGCGCGCTGCTCGGGGTGGCAATGGTGTCGATTCTCCTCGACAACCTCCAAGAGTTCTTCAACACCTACGCACCCGACGCGACGTCGCTGATTCCGGTTCTCTTCGGAGCCATCATCATCGTCGTGCTCGCCGTCGAGCCAAAGGGGGTGTTGGCTGCGCTCGGCCAACTCAAGGAATACCTGCGTAAGTGGCCATACGCCTATTAG
- a CDS encoding PaaI family thioesterase: MNRTQTARSLLDSLPFHEVHGIEIVEVTEATATTRIPFADDLVGNPDVPAIHGGVLAALVDLTGAALFVGNLGRYTPTIDMRIDYLTHAGAETLVGTATRVREGGSIGVADIEIRVGDTVCATGMGTYKLST; encoded by the coding sequence ATGAATCGGACGCAAACCGCCCGCTCTCTTCTCGATAGTCTGCCGTTCCACGAAGTCCACGGTATCGAAATCGTCGAGGTGACCGAAGCCACCGCAACGACGCGTATCCCGTTCGCCGACGACCTCGTTGGCAACCCGGACGTGCCCGCCATCCACGGCGGCGTTCTCGCCGCACTCGTCGACCTGACCGGCGCGGCGCTGTTCGTTGGCAACCTCGGCCGCTACACCCCGACCATCGACATGCGCATCGACTATCTCACCCACGCCGGAGCGGAGACGCTCGTCGGAACCGCCACCCGCGTGCGCGAAGGCGGGTCGATTGGCGTCGCAGACATCGAGATTCGCGTCGGAGACACGGTCTGTGCCACCGGAATGGGCACGTACAAACTCTCGACATGA
- a CDS encoding amidohydrolase family protein: protein MTFAPATDAHVHLMPDSLMSAIRGALYDAAEWEIDHPTDRETMEAELTDAGVEKYIALPYAHKPDIAADLNDWVLAQCSESEMAVPFATVHGDDDVERVVRRAFDAGARGLKFQCPVQGCGPADPRLDPAFELAAAYDRPIMFHAGTAPMFRDNPAVGFDQFAQFVETYPEVRACCAHMGTYEHEAFIECARENEQVFLDTTVAMSASAPEYMHFDPTVIADDVFEALAGSIMYGSDYPNIPYPYEDERTHLLSRDLSDEAFEQLFRGAAERFVGEN, encoded by the coding sequence ATGACGTTTGCGCCCGCAACCGACGCCCACGTCCATCTGATGCCAGACAGCCTCATGTCCGCCATCCGCGGGGCGCTGTATGACGCCGCCGAGTGGGAAATCGACCACCCGACCGACCGCGAAACAATGGAAGCAGAACTCACAGATGCTGGCGTGGAGAAGTACATCGCGCTCCCCTACGCCCACAAGCCGGACATTGCGGCCGACTTAAACGACTGGGTGCTCGCCCAGTGTTCTGAGTCAGAAATGGCCGTCCCCTTCGCCACCGTCCACGGTGACGACGACGTAGAGAGGGTGGTTCGCCGGGCATTCGACGCGGGCGCTCGCGGCCTCAAGTTCCAGTGTCCGGTGCAGGGCTGTGGTCCCGCAGACCCACGGCTCGACCCGGCCTTTGAACTGGCCGCAGCATACGACCGGCCCATCATGTTCCACGCGGGAACCGCGCCAATGTTCCGCGACAACCCCGCCGTCGGCTTCGACCAGTTCGCCCAGTTCGTCGAAACTTACCCCGAGGTGCGGGCATGCTGTGCGCACATGGGAACCTACGAACACGAGGCGTTCATCGAATGCGCCCGCGAGAACGAACAAGTATTCTTGGATACGACCGTCGCCATGTCCGCCTCCGCACCCGAGTACATGCACTTCGACCCGACGGTGATTGCTGACGACGTGTTCGAAGCCCTCGCTGGCTCCATCATGTACGGCTCAGACTACCCGAACATTCCGTATCCCTACGAAGACGAACGGACGCACCTGCTCTCGCGTGACCTTTCGGATGAAGCGTTCGAGCAGTTGTTCAGAGGCGCGGCAGAACGATTCGTGGGAGAGAATTAG
- a CDS encoding enoyl-CoA hydratase/isomerase family protein, whose product MSYERIVYETHADDDRLAAIRLDNPERHNVLDERMVLELYDAFDRADQDSSIQGILLTSTSDTFCAGADLGELNGLTFEEGARWLTTYFEAIDMLRDTGKPAVAAIEGTCVAGGNELVMGCDLIVAGRSARFGQPEVGVGSTAAGGGVQLLPLIVGEKRAREMLLIGSLLSAPEAERIGLINRVVDDGDAEDQAVELLQTIVDTKSPQAYRTIKTILKPWTNFGLLAEEMARDMTANVWASDEFTERANAFLKREELKPREFTGTQPRTRD is encoded by the coding sequence ATGTCTTACGAGCGAATCGTGTACGAGACGCACGCCGACGACGACCGCCTCGCCGCCATCCGCCTCGACAACCCAGAGCGCCACAACGTCTTAGACGAGCGGATGGTCCTCGAACTGTACGATGCATTCGACCGCGCAGACCAGGATTCGTCCATACAGGGAATTCTCCTCACCTCCACGAGCGACACGTTCTGTGCCGGGGCGGACTTGGGCGAACTCAACGGCCTCACCTTCGAGGAGGGCGCGCGCTGGCTCACCACCTACTTCGAAGCCATCGACATGCTCAGAGACACGGGTAAACCCGCCGTCGCCGCCATCGAAGGCACCTGCGTCGCGGGCGGTAACGAACTCGTGATGGGCTGTGACCTCATCGTCGCCGGGCGGTCTGCGCGCTTCGGCCAGCCGGAAGTCGGCGTCGGCTCGACGGCTGCAGGCGGCGGCGTCCAACTCCTTCCGCTCATCGTCGGCGAGAAACGCGCCCGCGAGATGCTCCTCATCGGGTCGCTCCTCTCCGCGCCGGAAGCCGAACGCATCGGCCTCATCAACCGCGTCGTAGACGATGGTGACGCAGAGGACCAAGCGGTCGAACTGCTCCAGACGATTGTGGATACCAAGAGTCCCCAAGCCTACCGCACCATCAAAACCATCCTCAAGCCGTGGACGAACTTTGGCCTCCTCGCAGAAGAGATGGCCCGCGACATGACCGCGAACGTCTGGGCTTCAGACGAGTTCACCGAACGCGCAAACGCCTTCCTCAAACGCGAAGAACTGAAACCGCGCGAATTTACCGGCACACAGCCGCGGACGCGCGACTAA
- a CDS encoding 3-oxoacyl-ACP reductase family protein yields MRGLTGKTAFVTGSGGGIGRAIATRLAEEGATVAVNDIDEAKADETVEIITNAGGEAFAAVADVTDLDAVRAAMQATIEQTGSLDVLVNNAGWDRIEWFMSQDPTVWDRIIDINLKGQIYCSRAAAEVMTDRDEGGRIINIASDAGRVGSSGEAVYAGAKGGVIAFTKTLARELARNQITCNVVAPGPADTPLTRTMREESELAAKILGSMATQIPLGRMTEPEDVAAAVAFFASDDASFVTGQVLSVSGGLTMAG; encoded by the coding sequence ATGCGCGGACTCACCGGAAAAACGGCGTTTGTGACGGGAAGCGGCGGCGGTATCGGGCGAGCGATTGCGACACGGTTGGCTGAAGAAGGGGCGACGGTAGCGGTCAACGATATTGATGAAGCCAAAGCCGACGAAACGGTCGAGATAATCACCAACGCGGGCGGCGAGGCGTTCGCTGCCGTTGCGGACGTGACCGACCTCGATGCGGTGCGTGCGGCCATGCAAGCAACGATCGAGCAAACGGGCAGCCTCGACGTGCTCGTGAACAACGCCGGGTGGGACCGCATCGAGTGGTTCATGAGCCAAGACCCCACCGTCTGGGACCGCATCATCGACATCAACCTGAAGGGACAAATCTACTGCTCGCGGGCGGCGGCCGAAGTCATGACCGACCGCGACGAGGGTGGGCGCATCATCAACATCGCCTCCGACGCGGGGCGGGTCGGGAGTTCCGGCGAAGCCGTCTACGCCGGGGCGAAAGGCGGCGTGATCGCGTTCACGAAAACGCTCGCCCGCGAACTCGCCCGCAATCAGATTACGTGCAACGTCGTCGCCCCCGGCCCCGCAGACACGCCGCTCACGCGCACCATGCGCGAAGAATCAGAGTTGGCGGCGAAGATTCTCGGGAGCATGGCAACACAGATTCCACTCGGACGGATGACCGAACCAGAAGACGTGGCGGCAGCAGTCGCGTTTTTCGCCTCCGACGATGCGAGTTTCGTGACCGGACAGGTGCTGTCGGTGTCGGGCGGTTTGACGATGGCTGGGTAA
- a CDS encoding uracil-DNA glycosylase family protein produces MVAFPDPAMRNELAATCLRCPALVEARTCISWGNGPLDADLIVVGEAPAAGDPDADVWSGGNWTGMAYTSKHSGQKVRRLIAALGYAESCYYTNAVKCYPKDGDSNRAPTEVELEACRSHLETELSTIQPRAVLTTGKHATKTVLAMESRRLDGFLDAVLTPIDCPGLGVTVLPLLHPSYQEVWLSRLGYTYDEYLDAIREQVAGR; encoded by the coding sequence ATGGTGGCGTTTCCAGACCCGGCGATGCGTAACGAACTCGCAGCGACGTGTCTGCGCTGTCCGGCGCTCGTCGAAGCCAGAACGTGCATCTCGTGGGGCAACGGCCCGCTCGACGCAGACCTCATCGTCGTCGGAGAAGCGCCCGCTGCGGGCGACCCTGACGCCGACGTGTGGAGCGGCGGCAACTGGACGGGGATGGCCTACACGTCGAAACATTCCGGGCAGAAAGTCCGCCGGCTCATCGCAGCCCTCGGCTACGCTGAGTCGTGCTACTACACGAACGCGGTCAAGTGCTACCCGAAAGATGGTGACTCGAATCGCGCGCCGACCGAGGTGGAACTCGAAGCCTGTCGGTCGCACCTCGAAACCGAGCTTTCGACTATCCAACCGCGTGCCGTTTTGACGACTGGAAAACACGCGACGAAGACCGTTCTCGCCATGGAATCACGCCGCCTCGATGGGTTTCTCGATGCGGTGCTCACGCCCATCGACTGCCCGGGTCTCGGCGTCACGGTGCTCCCACTCCTCCACCCGTCCTATCAAGAAGTCTGGCTCTCACGGCTTGGCTACACCTACGACGAATATCTCGATGCCATCCGCGAGCAGGTCGCCGGGCGCTGA
- the ileS gene encoding isoleucine--tRNA ligase has protein sequence MSRFADVDDQYDPDAVEERVFSYWDDVDAYEQTKQHRKEAETFFFVDGPPYTSGAAHMGTTWNKTLKDATIRHKRMCGYDVTDRPGYDMHGLPIETKVEEKLGFENKKDIEAFGIENFIDECKEFADDNLEGLQNDFKSFGVWMDWDNPYRTVSPEYMEAAWWGFKQAAERGLVELGKRSINQCPRCETAIADAEVEYDEIESPSIYVKFPLRDREGYLVIWTTTPWTIPANTFVAVGEEMTYQAVKATKDGESEVLYLAEPCVEGALKQGRYDDFEVLEEVTGADMVGWEYDHPLADEVPDHASFEGAGQVYTADYVEADRTGLVHSAPGHGQEDFERGDELGLDIFCPVAGDGTFTEQGGKYEGQFVRDANETVIADLEAKNLLLASDTHRHRYGHCWRCDTDIVFLATDQWFITVSDIKDELLENIEDSEWHPDWARDNRFRDWVENARDWNVSRQRYWGIPIPIWMCDDASCGHLNVIGTREELAARVHEDIDPSDVDLHRPAVDPLTMSCEECGSDAHRVPDVFDVWLDSSVASWGTLDYPSETEQFEELWPADLIMEAHDQTRGWFWSQLGMGTAALGEIPYKEVLMHGFANDKDGRKMSKSVGNVVEPHEAIDRHGSDAMRLFLLSVNPQGEDMRFSWDEMATMQRHLNILWNVFRFPLPYMRMDGFDPEAQTVADVNLDQEDRWLLSRLQSVKQTMAASMDDFRYDRAVGTLIDFIVEDVSRFYIQVVRERMWDEAESDSKTAAYTTFYHALSEVVALLSPFAPFITEEIYQNLTGDEGYDTVHMCDWPEYDEALHNEQLEWEMKVVRAVEEAGSNARQQAERKLRWPVTRIVVDAGDDSIAEAVRSQATLVADRLNARTIEVIDPEESWGELHYSAEADMSLLGPAFGGDAGKVMNALNEARIEVPSLSVLEDAVSDQLGEDISLEEDMVTFVTKTPEGTSAAPFSLEGGAHGTVYVDTTLTEDIESEGYAREVIRRVQEMRKEMDLDLDASIRLDYDIADERIADLVSVHRDLIANEVRATDVGAVEDGHRKEWDVEGVTMTLAIEKADA, from the coding sequence ATGAGCAGGTTTGCTGACGTCGACGACCAGTACGACCCCGACGCCGTCGAAGAGCGGGTTTTCTCTTACTGGGACGACGTCGACGCCTACGAGCAGACGAAACAGCACCGAAAGGAGGCTGAGACGTTCTTCTTCGTCGACGGCCCACCGTACACCTCTGGGGCCGCCCACATGGGGACGACGTGGAACAAGACGCTGAAAGACGCCACCATCCGCCACAAGCGAATGTGCGGCTACGACGTCACTGACCGCCCCGGCTACGACATGCACGGGCTTCCCATCGAGACGAAAGTCGAGGAGAAACTCGGCTTCGAGAACAAGAAAGACATCGAGGCGTTCGGCATCGAGAACTTCATCGACGAGTGCAAGGAGTTCGCAGACGACAACTTAGAAGGCCTCCAGAACGACTTCAAGTCCTTCGGCGTCTGGATGGACTGGGACAACCCGTATCGGACGGTTTCCCCCGAGTACATGGAAGCCGCGTGGTGGGGCTTCAAGCAGGCCGCCGAACGCGGCCTCGTCGAACTCGGCAAGCGTTCCATCAACCAGTGTCCACGCTGTGAGACGGCCATCGCGGACGCCGAGGTGGAGTACGACGAAATCGAATCGCCCTCTATCTACGTGAAATTCCCCCTCCGCGACCGCGAGGGTTACCTCGTCATCTGGACGACCACGCCGTGGACCATCCCGGCGAACACCTTCGTCGCGGTCGGCGAAGAGATGACCTATCAGGCCGTGAAAGCGACGAAAGACGGCGAGAGCGAAGTGCTCTATCTGGCAGAGCCGTGTGTCGAAGGCGCGCTCAAGCAGGGCCGCTACGACGACTTCGAGGTTCTCGAAGAAGTCACTGGCGCAGACATGGTCGGCTGGGAGTACGACCACCCACTCGCCGACGAAGTGCCTGACCATGCCTCCTTCGAGGGTGCCGGACAGGTGTACACCGCAGACTACGTCGAAGCAGACCGCACGGGGCTCGTCCACTCCGCACCCGGCCACGGTCAAGAGGACTTCGAGCGCGGTGACGAACTCGGCCTCGACATCTTCTGCCCAGTTGCCGGTGACGGGACGTTCACCGAACAGGGTGGCAAGTACGAAGGCCAGTTCGTCCGCGACGCGAACGAGACCGTCATCGCCGACTTGGAAGCGAAGAACCTGCTCCTCGCTTCGGACACACACCGCCACCGATACGGCCACTGTTGGCGCTGTGACACGGACATCGTCTTCCTCGCCACCGACCAGTGGTTCATCACGGTCAGCGACATCAAAGACGAACTCCTCGAGAACATCGAAGACTCCGAGTGGCACCCAGACTGGGCCCGCGACAACCGCTTCCGTGACTGGGTGGAGAACGCCCGCGACTGGAACGTCTCGCGCCAGCGCTACTGGGGCATCCCCATCCCAATCTGGATGTGCGACGACGCCTCCTGTGGGCACCTGAACGTCATCGGCACGCGCGAAGAACTCGCAGCGCGCGTCCACGAGGACATCGACCCGAGCGACGTTGACCTCCATCGTCCGGCGGTTGACCCACTCACGATGTCGTGTGAAGAGTGTGGCTCTGACGCCCACCGCGTCCCCGACGTGTTCGACGTGTGGCTCGACTCCTCGGTCGCCTCATGGGGCACGCTCGACTATCCGTCTGAAACAGAGCAGTTCGAAGAGCTCTGGCCGGCAGACCTCATCATGGAGGCCCACGACCAGACCCGCGGCTGGTTCTGGTCGCAACTCGGCATGGGCACCGCCGCTCTCGGTGAGATTCCGTACAAGGAAGTGCTCATGCACGGCTTCGCGAACGACAAGGACGGCCGCAAAATGTCGAAATCCGTCGGCAACGTCGTCGAGCCACACGAGGCCATCGACCGCCACGGCTCCGACGCGATGCGCCTGTTCCTCCTATCTGTGAACCCACAGGGTGAGGACATGCGCTTCTCGTGGGACGAGATGGCGACCATGCAGCGCCACCTCAACATCCTCTGGAACGTCTTCCGGTTCCCGCTGCCGTACATGCGGATGGACGGCTTCGACCCAGAAGCCCAGACCGTCGCAGACGTGAATCTGGACCAGGAAGACCGCTGGCTCCTCTCCCGGCTCCAGTCGGTCAAGCAGACCATGGCCGCGTCGATGGATGACTTCCGCTACGACCGTGCCGTTGGCACGCTCATCGACTTTATCGTCGAGGACGTCTCCCGGTTCTACATTCAGGTCGTCCGCGAGCGCATGTGGGACGAAGCAGAATCCGACTCGAAGACGGCGGCGTACACGACGTTCTATCACGCCCTCTCGGAGGTCGTCGCGCTGCTCTCGCCGTTCGCGCCGTTCATCACCGAAGAAATCTATCAGAATCTCACTGGGGACGAAGGCTACGACACCGTCCACATGTGCGACTGGCCGGAGTACGACGAAGCCCTCCACAACGAGCAGTTGGAGTGGGAGATGAAAGTCGTCCGCGCCGTCGAAGAGGCCGGGTCGAACGCCCGCCAACAGGCAGAGCGCAAACTCCGCTGGCCGGTCACGCGCATCGTCGTCGACGCCGGTGACGACAGCATCGCAGAAGCGGTTCGCTCGCAGGCCACCCTTGTCGCAGACCGCCTGAACGCCCGTACCATCGAGGTCATCGACCCCGAGGAGTCGTGGGGCGAACTCCACTACAGCGCGGAAGCCGACATGAGCCTCTTGGGTCCGGCCTTCGGCGGCGACGCCGGAAAGGTCATGAACGCGCTGAACGAGGCGCGCATCGAAGTGCCGTCGCTGTCGGTGCTCGAAGACGCCGTGAGCGACCAACTCGGCGAGGACATTTCCCTCGAAGAAGACATGGTCACTTTCGTCACGAAGACGCCGGAGGGCACGAGCGCCGCGCCCTTCTCACTCGAAGGCGGCGCACACGGGACGGTGTACGTAGACACCACGCTCACCGAGGATATCGAGAGCGAGGGCTACGCTCGCGAAGTCATCCGCCGTGTCCAGGAGATGCGAAAGGAGATGGACCTCGACTTAGACGCCTCCATTCGCCTCGACTACGACATCGCAGACGAGCGCATCGCAGACCTCGTCTCGGTGCATCGAGACCTCATCGCAAACGAGGTTCGCGCCACCGACGTGGGCGCGGTCGAAGACGGCCACCGCAAGGAATGGGACGTCGAAGGCGTCACCATGACGCTCGCAATCGAGAAGGCAGACGCCTAA
- a CDS encoding PIN domain-containing protein, producing the protein MYAETDFLLALIKDEDWLGDAAEAIYRDHRDELWTSQFTLIELLMVAYREGRDTERVIINAASLLEVRGDVDTVVAAATYVEDHGFTPFDALHLVESDGDTIVSSDETYESFAPRLDLKTVQDE; encoded by the coding sequence ATGTACGCAGAAACAGACTTCCTTCTTGCCCTGATCAAGGACGAAGACTGGCTTGGTGACGCCGCAGAGGCCATATACCGTGACCACCGGGACGAACTGTGGACGTCTCAATTCACACTCATCGAACTCCTCATGGTTGCGTATCGTGAGGGGCGAGACACCGAACGAGTCATCATAAACGCGGCGTCCCTGCTGGAAGTGCGTGGTGACGTGGATACGGTCGTCGCAGCTGCAACCTACGTCGAAGACCACGGATTCACACCTTTCGATGCACTCCATCTCGTGGAATCCGATGGTGACACTATCGTTTCGAGCGACGAGACCTACGAATCGTTTGCTCCACGACTTGACTTGAAGACAGTCCAAGACGAGTGA
- a CDS encoding AbrB/MazE/SpoVT family DNA-binding domain-containing protein has product MSEATLDGRGRLTLPKEIRERYGDRYHIVQLHDGIKLIPVEDDPLSALRSEFADVEKTVEELRQDARNAALDAAGR; this is encoded by the coding sequence ATGTCTGAGGCAACGCTGGATGGTCGTGGCCGTCTCACGCTCCCGAAAGAGATCCGAGAGCGATATGGTGACCGCTATCACATCGTCCAACTTCACGACGGTATCAAGTTGATTCCAGTCGAGGATGATCCGCTTTCTGCGCTCCGTTCTGAGTTCGCGGACGTCGAGAAGACAGTGGAAGAACTCCGCCAAGACGCACGTAACGCTGCGCTAGACGCTGCTGGACGCTGA
- a CDS encoding ribose-phosphate diphosphokinase, giving the protein MIVSGSASQALAAALAAELGEPLAMSATEHFPDGELLASVGDFDAERAIIVSSTVSSDAHVELLQLQDAAREAGATEIVTVIPYMGYGRQDQSFKPGQPVSARAMARAISTGTDRVITVNPHEQLLCDFFSVPCTSVDAAPQLANALPADLENPVFLAPDEGAIDLAASVRDAHGTGDTDYFVKKRLSGSEVDITPSDTDVSGRDVVLVDDIIATGSTMSESIEILQGRSPNRVFVTCVHPMLASNAQTKLARVGVEAIYGTDTIERAVSSVTVAPAIAEALEN; this is encoded by the coding sequence ATGATTGTCAGTGGGTCGGCGTCGCAGGCGCTCGCAGCGGCACTCGCAGCCGAGCTGGGCGAACCACTTGCGATGTCCGCGACCGAACACTTCCCGGACGGTGAACTGCTCGCGTCTGTCGGCGACTTCGACGCTGAACGCGCCATCATCGTCTCTTCAACCGTATCGAGCGACGCACACGTCGAACTGCTCCAACTCCAAGACGCCGCCCGCGAAGCCGGGGCGACAGAAATCGTCACCGTCATCCCGTACATGGGCTACGGCCGACAAGACCAGTCGTTCAAACCGGGCCAACCCGTCTCCGCCCGCGCGATGGCCCGCGCTATCTCCACCGGAACCGACCGGGTCATCACCGTCAACCCGCACGAACAACTTCTCTGTGACTTTTTCTCCGTTCCCTGTACCTCCGTGGACGCCGCGCCGCAACTCGCAAACGCCCTGCCCGCAGACCTCGAAAATCCCGTCTTCCTCGCGCCCGACGAGGGAGCCATCGACCTCGCCGCATCCGTGCGCGACGCCCACGGCACAGGCGACACCGACTACTTCGTCAAAAAGCGCCTCTCGGGGAGCGAAGTGGACATCACCCCGAGCGACACCGACGTGTCGGGGCGCGACGTGGTGCTCGTCGACGACATCATCGCCACCGGTTCGACCATGAGCGAGTCCATCGAAATCCTCCAGGGGCGCTCCCCAAATCGCGTCTTCGTCACCTGCGTCCACCCGATGCTCGCCAGTAACGCCCAGACGAAACTCGCGCGCGTCGGCGTCGAAGCGATTTACGGCACGGACACCATCGAACGCGCGGTGAGCAGCGTGACGGTGGCCCCGGCGATTGCCGAGGCGCTCGAAAACTGA
- a CDS encoding HVO_2922 family protein, whose protein sequence is MANTPTFELFKDAAGEWRWRLVASNGNIIADSGEGYQTKQGAERGIESVKKNAARANIDVLD, encoded by the coding sequence ATGGCAAACACCCCGACGTTCGAACTGTTCAAAGACGCCGCAGGTGAGTGGCGCTGGCGGCTCGTCGCCTCGAACGGCAACATCATCGCAGACAGCGGCGAAGGCTACCAAACCAAACAGGGGGCAGAGCGCGGGATTGAGAGCGTGAAGAAAAACGCCGCTCGCGCGAACATCGACGTACTCGATTGA